A genomic region of Lachnoclostridium edouardi contains the following coding sequences:
- a CDS encoding YidC/Oxa1 family membrane protein insertase, with product MEFFAATKAHDFFSFGPVADILGWIMDLLFRFTQSFGVMKIGLCIILFTLIIKVLMFPLTIKQQKFSKLNAVMQPEIMAIQKKYKGKTDQTSMMKMNAETKAVYEKYGTSMTGGCLQLVIQMPILFALYRVIYNIPGYVSSVKAYFETIVDAIGGTNAISTLTQFANDHNIALTTLTNKSGELTNTDQMIDILYKFTPEQWDKFQQLFSGSAADVIATTSQEIIDMNTFLGLNLAASPWNGFVPSVAWLIPILAGLTQWYSTKLMTSQTKVSDDMPGANVMKQMNITMPLMSVFFCFTFPIGIGIYWISQSVFMVIQQWIVNAYLGKIDMDEMIKKNVEKANAKRAKKGLPPSKISQNATTSLKQVQAEEEKQEADLRKKIERSKAQVKESNAYYNDNAKPGSLAAKANMVKKYNEKHNK from the coding sequence TTGGAGTTTTTTGCAGCAACAAAAGCGCATGACTTTTTTTCATTTGGGCCGGTAGCAGATATTTTAGGTTGGATTATGGATTTACTGTTCCGTTTTACTCAAAGTTTTGGAGTAATGAAAATCGGTCTGTGTATCATTTTATTTACCTTAATTATTAAGGTTCTGATGTTCCCTTTGACAATTAAACAGCAGAAATTTTCTAAATTAAATGCTGTTATGCAGCCTGAGATCATGGCGATTCAGAAGAAGTATAAAGGTAAAACAGACCAGACTTCTATGATGAAAATGAACGCTGAGACAAAGGCAGTTTATGAAAAATACGGCACTTCTATGACAGGCGGCTGTTTACAGTTAGTAATCCAGATGCCGATTCTGTTTGCTTTGTACCGTGTTATTTATAACATTCCCGGATATGTAAGTTCTGTAAAAGCGTATTTTGAGACTATAGTAGATGCTATTGGCGGAACAAATGCCATCAGCACTTTAACACAGTTTGCAAATGATCACAACATTGCTTTAACTACTTTGACAAATAAAAGCGGAGAGCTTACAAATACAGATCAGATGATTGATATTCTGTATAAGTTTACTCCTGAACAGTGGGACAAGTTCCAGCAGTTGTTTTCAGGAAGTGCAGCTGATGTAATTGCTACTACATCTCAGGAAATTATTGATATGAATACTTTCTTGGGCTTAAACTTAGCTGCAAGTCCATGGAATGGATTTGTTCCAAGCGTTGCCTGGCTGATTCCTATTTTAGCCGGTTTGACACAGTGGTACAGTACAAAATTAATGACAAGCCAGACAAAGGTAAGCGACGATATGCCTGGGGCAAATGTGATGAAGCAGATGAACATTACTATGCCTTTAATGTCTGTATTTTTCTGCTTTACATTCCCTATTGGTATTGGTATTTACTGGATTTCACAAAGTGTATTTATGGTAATTCAGCAGTGGATTGTTAATGCTTATCTGGGCAAGATCGACATGGATGAGATGATTAAAAAGAACGTGGAAAAGGCCAATGCAAAACGTGCGAAAAAGGGACTTCCTCCTTCTAAAATTTCTCAGAACGCAACAACCAGTTTAAAGCAGGTGCAGGCAGAAGAAGAAAAGCAGGAAGCTGATCTTCGTAAGAAAATTGAAAGATCAAAGGCTCAGGTAAAAGAGTCTAATGCTTATTATAATGATAATGCAAAGCCTGGAAGTTTGGCTGCAAAGGCAAATATGGTTAAGAAATATAATGAAAAACATAATAAATAG
- the yidD gene encoding membrane protein insertion efficiency factor YidD translates to MIKKIMILMIKGYRKFLSPMKVYVHCIYTPTCSQYAIEALEKYGVVKGTWLAVKRILRCHPWAEGGYDPVP, encoded by the coding sequence ATGATTAAAAAAATTATGATTTTAATGATCAAGGGGTACAGAAAATTTTTATCCCCAATGAAGGTATACGTTCACTGTATTTACACACCTACGTGTTCTCAATACGCCATTGAGGCACTGGAAAAGTACGGTGTGGTGAAAGGTACATGGTTGGCCGTAAAGAGGATACTTCGTTGTCATCCCTGGGCTGAAGGCGGTTATGATCCAGTTCCGTAA
- the jag gene encoding RNA-binding cell elongation regulator Jag/EloR, with translation MDMITVSAKTVDEAITKALIELSTTSDKLEYEVVDRGSTGFLGIGAKPAIIRAKKKESLEDTAVEFLNQIFGTMNMTVSIAVTLNEEEREMSVNLEGEDMGILIGKRGQTLDSLQYLVSLVVNKNKTSEGHIRVKLDTENYRERRKETLETLAKNIAYKVKRTKRPVSLEPMNPYERRLIHAALQNDKYVTTRSDGEEPFRHVIISLKRENYKRDRYSRNNSSSAVNQQ, from the coding sequence ATGGATATGATTACCGTATCAGCGAAAACTGTGGATGAAGCTATTACAAAGGCTTTAATAGAGCTTAGTACAACCAGTGATAAGTTAGAATACGAAGTAGTAGACCGGGGCAGCACAGGATTTCTTGGAATCGGTGCTAAGCCTGCGATAATTCGTGCAAAGAAAAAAGAATCTCTGGAAGATACTGCTGTAGAGTTCCTGAACCAGATTTTTGGAACTATGAATATGACAGTGTCCATCGCAGTTACCCTCAATGAAGAAGAAAGGGAAATGTCTGTTAATCTGGAAGGTGAGGATATGGGAATTCTCATTGGAAAGAGAGGACAGACTTTAGATTCTCTTCAGTATCTGGTAAGTCTTGTAGTAAATAAGAACAAAACTAGTGAAGGACATATTCGTGTAAAGCTGGATACAGAAAATTACAGAGAGAGAAGAAAAGAAACTCTGGAAACTCTGGCAAAAAATATTGCTTATAAAGTAAAGAGAACAAAACGTCCTGTTTCACTGGAGCCTATGAATCCATATGAGAGAAGATTGATTCACGCAGCCCTTCAGAACGATAAATACGTTACAACAAGAAGTGATGGAGAAGAGCCTTTCCGCCATGTAATTATCTCATTAAAAAGAGAAAATTATAAAAGGGACAGGTACAGCAGAAATAACAGCAGCAGCGCAGTAAATCAGCAGTAA